One Tistrella mobilis DNA segment encodes these proteins:
- a CDS encoding sulfite oxidase-like oxidoreductase: MASDDRKTGGDRTSGDEDGLLGQVRRKLIDTKRKWAAEGRGLSGRTGPRPEAERLPAGQRLVTNFPVLDLGIQPEIRPGDWELTVAGAVENPVTLRWADFQALPQVRMRSDIHCVTTWSRYDNDWDGVSAFALMDLVQPKPEARFVLLHSYDGYTTNLDLDGFADDDVLLAHAWQGEPLTREHGGPVRLVVPKRYFWKSAKWIRRIEFSETDQPGFWEVRGYHNYADPFEEERYS, encoded by the coding sequence ATGGCCAGTGACGACCGCAAGACCGGTGGAGACCGCACGAGCGGCGACGAGGATGGCCTGCTTGGTCAGGTCCGTCGCAAGCTGATCGATACCAAGCGGAAATGGGCGGCGGAAGGCCGCGGGCTGAGCGGTCGCACCGGGCCCCGGCCCGAGGCCGAGCGCCTGCCGGCCGGCCAGCGACTCGTCACCAACTTCCCGGTTCTCGACCTGGGGATCCAGCCGGAGATCCGGCCGGGCGACTGGGAGCTGACGGTCGCAGGTGCGGTCGAGAACCCGGTCACCTTGCGCTGGGCCGATTTCCAGGCCTTGCCGCAGGTGCGGATGCGGTCCGACATTCATTGCGTCACGACCTGGTCGCGCTATGACAACGACTGGGACGGCGTGTCGGCCTTCGCTCTGATGGATCTGGTGCAGCCCAAGCCCGAGGCGCGGTTCGTGCTGCTGCATTCCTATGACGGCTACACCACCAATCTCGACCTCGACGGCTTCGCGGACGATGACGTTCTGCTTGCCCATGCCTGGCAGGGTGAGCCGCTGACCCGCGAGCATGGCGGGCCGGTGCGCCTTGTCGTGCCCAAGCGCTATTTCTGGAAGAGCGCCAAGTGGATTCGCCGGATCGAGTTTTCTGAGACCGATCAGCCGGGCTTCTGGGAAGTCCGCGGCTATCACAACTACGCCGATCCGTTCGAGGAAGAACGCTATTCCTGA
- the smpB gene encoding SsrA-binding protein SmpB, translating into MARKSGLISHGDVAVNRKARFDYFIEDTVEAGLVLTGTEVKSLRGGKCNIAESYASVESNEAWLINANIPEYGGGNRFNHEPRRKRKLLLHRKEINRLFGLIKREGVTIVPLVLYFNDKGMAKLKLGLAKGKKLHDKRATERDRDWDRQKGRLMREKG; encoded by the coding sequence ATGGCCCGCAAAAGCGGCTTGATCAGTCACGGCGACGTCGCCGTCAATCGCAAGGCACGCTTCGACTATTTCATCGAGGATACGGTCGAGGCGGGTCTTGTGCTGACCGGCACCGAGGTGAAGAGCCTGCGCGGTGGCAAGTGCAACATCGCGGAAAGCTATGCTTCGGTGGAAAGCAACGAAGCCTGGCTGATCAACGCGAACATCCCTGAATACGGCGGCGGCAACCGCTTCAATCACGAACCCCGCCGCAAGCGCAAACTCCTTCTGCACCGCAAGGAGATCAACCGGCTCTTCGGTCTGATCAAGCGGGAGGGGGTTACCATCGTGCCGCTGGTGCTCTATTTCAACGACAAGGGCATGGCCAAGCTGAAGCTGGGCCTGGCCAAGGGCAAGAAGCTGCACGACAAGCGCGCGACCGAACGTGACCGCGACTGGGACCGCCAGAAGGGCCGGCTGATGCGCGAGAAGGGGTAA